In the genome of Drosophila yakuba strain Tai18E2 chromosome 3R, Prin_Dyak_Tai18E2_2.1, whole genome shotgun sequence, one region contains:
- the LOC6537934 gene encoding uncharacterized protein LOC6537934, whose protein sequence is MHYYLAAICLAGFMGSAFGQYNLVQKDNCIIPKILQGSWFSWETGLPTLTVIDATSMSSRGYCINYMRHKGDEYSFVFKERSKDCYHCVRTIIRTLNVFEKFEGPCVGIPAGQEPTVDYVCRGVKDDQQLITLFNENFVPINCRSSLEGVWHFTYQNRFRFTGVCDKPDARIQSCQTAGTQFLIQNQKFNVTYQQCEGMEGTFTGTVEFSCLGDWFVGKNHYFAVANTKESRKDEKYRCFLKNRDDDLYVGVSITAECNTLKTPETSPERLKLTPVKAEFVEPGCTLPQNFSGEWVNTANIDADVSISETHINETYYPDKARYRKTIYVCRERRGNRVMMARLTVDGCQKDYVCFDFMPRHHNIIRYRKGLAVIKDDFSTVCSWVQFPNSEAWKYDLFLARNPVPVRCPVAGKFNFTQRGEHPFRTRILGGVTLSPRPDIHCKQNISDLSVCDTDQKELAVDENYCLSVDHLGRPVDIYSDPDYRMKCIGFWKENLKSYLITYDDLDPLSKYRCWVYQRADLNRVLMSQAVGAFCKLEQDVTSWNHSEGAAVAIDAVEYERERDDCPMYFDDGLNPWKPSDASNIIFDWDFYRAGAATLNSQLTGLVIVALVLVRSLVAY, encoded by the exons ATGCATTATTACCTGGCAGCTATCTGTCTGGCGGGCTTTATGGGCTCAG CTTTCGGCCAGTACAACCTGGTGCAGAAGGACAACTGCATCATTCCAAAGATCCTGCAGGGATCATGGTTCTCCTGGGAAACGGGCCTGCCCACGCTGACGGTGATCGACGCCACCTCGATGTCCAGCCGAGGCTACTGCATCAACTACATGCGCCACAAGGGCGACGAGTACTCATTTGTCTTCAAGGAGCGATCCAAGGACTGTTACCACTGTGTCAGAACCATCATCCGCACCCTCAATGTGTTCGAAAAATTTGAGGGACCCTGCGTGGGCATACCAGCTGGACAGGAACCCACCGTGGACTATGTGTGTCGTGGTGTTAAGGATGACCAGCAGCTGATCACCCTCTTTAACGAGAACTTTGTGCCCATCAACTGCCGTTCGTCGCTTGAGGGAGTGTGGCACTTTACGTACCAG AACCGTTTCCGATTCACGGGCGTATGTGATAAGCCTGATGCTCGCATTCAGTCCTGTCAAACGGCGGGAACCCAGTTCCTTATCCAGAACCAGAAGTTCAACGTCACCTACCAGCAGTGCGAGGGTATGGAGGGCACATTTACTGGTACTGTGGAGTTCAGCTGCTTGGGCGATTGGTTTGTGGGCAAGAATCACTACTTTGCCGTCGCCAATACGAAGGAGTCGCGTAAGGATGAGAAGTACCGCTGCTTCCTCAAGAATCGTGACGACGATCTGTACGTGGGCGTTTCCATTACGGCCGAATGTAACACACTGAAGACACCAGAAACCTCTCCGGAGCGTCTGAAGCTGACGCCCGTGAAGGCCGAGTTTGTGGAACCCGGTTGCACGTTACCTCAAAACTTTAGCGGCGAATGGGTGAACACTGCCAACATTGATGCCGATGTCTCGATCAGTGAGACCCACATCAACGAGACGTACTATCCGGATAAGGCTCGATACCGAAAGACCATCTATGTTTGCCGAGAGCGACGAGGTAATCGTGTGATGATGGCCCGCCTCACCGTCGACGGTTGCCAGAAAGATTATGTGTGTTTTGACTTTATGCCCCGCCATCACAACATCATTCGCTACCGCAAGGGTTTGGCTGTAATCAAGGACGATTTCAGTACAGTTTGCTCCTGGGTACAGTTCCCCAATTCTGAGGCATGGAAATATGACCTGTTTCTTGCTCGAAATCCTGTGCCTGTTCGTTGCCCCGTTGCGGGAAAATTCAACTTCACGCAGCGAGGAGAGCATCCCTTTAGAACGag AATCCTTGGTGGTGTCACTCTGAGTCCGCGTCCCGATATCCATTGCAAGCAGAACATCTCGGATTTGTCGGTTTGCGATACTGATCAAAAGGAATTGGCGGTGGATGAAAACTACTGCCTGTCGGTGGATCATTTGGGTCGTCCTGTTGATATCTACAGTGACCCCGATTACCGCATGAAGTGCATTGGCTTCTGGAAGGAGAACCTCAAGTCCTACCTGATCACCTACGACGATCTGGATCCGCTATCCAAGTATCGCTGCTGGGTCTATCAGCGCGCTGACCTCAACCGTGTCCTCATGTCGCAGGCTGTGGGTGCATTCTGCAAACTGGAGCAGGACGTGACCTCGTGGAACCACTCGGAGGGTGCCGCCGTTGCCATCGATGCCGTGGAGTACGAAAGGGAGCGCGACGACTGTCCCATGTACTTTGATGACGGATTGAACCCTTGGAAGCCGTCGGATGCCTCCAACATCATATTCGACTGGGACTTTTACcgagcaggagcagcgacACTCAATTCACAACTGACTGGCCTCGTTATCGTGGCCTTAGTCCTGGTTAGGAGTTTAGTAGCTTACTAA
- the LOC6537935 gene encoding lipid storage droplets surface-binding protein 1 isoform X1, translated as MASATSGSGLHLEAIDRIGSIPLVESSVKRVETIYDKVKNNNRLFSWYFETAEATITAAYETIQPAVKLFEPSIQRLDNVMCKSLDILEQRIPLVYLPPEMMYWNTKEYMSDHLVRPVLKRADSVKQIGNAVLESPLTHYAAERIDGAFTAGDKFVDKYLVPIQTDQDQTDVKKLVSALNDNFSPIRQQLNRMFGHKTPQEDDNDAVPDERGAIKAIHHGQRFSRKLKRRLTQRTIAEARALKKQSKEAIHVLIYAAELIATDPKQAVQKAKELWVYLSADEPENQARPATLEQLIVLLTRESARRVVHLVNFSAHVAANIPRNLAHTTTEVAHQIIYINHRIITISRLDKVKTISKEEAESLFKRMLAFYGNLQGLTNAYLERVASFLSGRMEAEKVTGSDGGNSNHRSSRRRQEPNHYSASHNNINGVY; from the exons ATGG CAAGTGCAACCAGCGGCAGTGGACTCCATCTGGAGGCCATCGATCGCATCGGATCCATTCCCCTGGTGGAATCCAGTGTGAAGCGCGTGGAGACCATCTACGACAAGGTgaagaacaacaacaggcTATTCTCCTGGTACTTTGAGACCGCAGAGGCCACCATTACGGCCGCCTACGAAACCATCCAGCCGGCGGTCAAGCTCTTTGAGCCATCCATTCAGCGCCTGGACAACGTGATGTGCAAGAGCCTGGACATCCTGGAGCAGCGCATTCCACTGGTCTATCTGCCGCCCGAAATG ATGTACTGGAACACCAAGGAATACATGTCCGATCACCTGGTGCGTCCGGTTCTGAAGCGCGCCGATTCCGTCAAGCAAATCGGCAATGCTGTCCTGGAGAGCCCACTTACCCATTATGCAGCGGAGCGCATTGATGGCGCCTTCACAGCCGGCGATAAGTTCGTGGACAAGTACCTGGTGCCCATCCAAACGGATCAGGATCAGACCGATG TGAAGAAATTGGTTTCGGCCCTGAATGATAACTTTTCGCCGATTCGACAACAGTTAAACCGAATGTTTGGCCACAAAA CCCCACAGGAGGATGATAACGATGCTGTGCCGGATGAGAGGGGTGCCATCAAGGCGATCCATCATGGTCAACGTTTCTCCCGCAAACTGAAGCGCCGGCTCACCCAAAGAACCATCGCAGAGGCTCGCGCCCTCAAAAAGCAGAGCAAGGAGGCGATCCACGTGCTCATCTATGCCGCAGAACTG ATTGCCACCGATCCAAAGCAGGCCGTTCAGAAGGCCAAGGAACTGTGGGTCTATCTCAGTGCAGATGAACCCGAGAATCAAGCGAGACCCGCCACTCTGGAGCAGTTGATAGTGCTACTGACTCGCGAGTCGGCCAGGCGAGTGGTGCACCTGGTGAACTTCAGTGCTCATGTGGCAGCCAACATACCCAG AAACCTGGCACACACAACGACAGAGGTGGCCCACCAAATCATCTATATCAACCACCGCATTATCACAATCTCCCGGCTGGACAAGGTTaaaaccatttcaaaggagGAAGCTGAATCTCTCTTCAAGCGCATGCTGGCGTTCTATGGTAACCTGCAAGGCCTGACCAATGCCTACCTG GAACGGGTGGCCAGCTTTCTATCCGGACGCATGGAAGCCGAGAAGGTGACGGGCAGTGATGGCGGCAATTCGAATCACAGGTCCTCGCGGAGAAGGCAGGAGCCGAACCATTATTCAGCCAGCCACAATAACATCAACGGCGTCTACTAG
- the LOC6537935 gene encoding lipid storage droplets surface-binding protein 1 isoform X2, giving the protein MASATSGSGLHLEAIDRIGSIPLVESSVKRVETIYDKVKNNNRLFSWYFETAEATITAAYETIQPAVKLFEPSIQRLDNVMCKSLDILEQRIPLVYLPPEMMYWNTKEYMSDHLVRPVLKRADSVKQIGNAVLESPLTHYAAERIDGAFTAGDKFVDKYLVPIQTDQDQTDAPQEDDNDAVPDERGAIKAIHHGQRFSRKLKRRLTQRTIAEARALKKQSKEAIHVLIYAAELIATDPKQAVQKAKELWVYLSADEPENQARPATLEQLIVLLTRESARRVVHLVNFSAHVAANIPRNLAHTTTEVAHQIIYINHRIITISRLDKVKTISKEEAESLFKRMLAFYGNLQGLTNAYLERVASFLSGRMEAEKVTGSDGGNSNHRSSRRRQEPNHYSASHNNINGVY; this is encoded by the exons ATGG CAAGTGCAACCAGCGGCAGTGGACTCCATCTGGAGGCCATCGATCGCATCGGATCCATTCCCCTGGTGGAATCCAGTGTGAAGCGCGTGGAGACCATCTACGACAAGGTgaagaacaacaacaggcTATTCTCCTGGTACTTTGAGACCGCAGAGGCCACCATTACGGCCGCCTACGAAACCATCCAGCCGGCGGTCAAGCTCTTTGAGCCATCCATTCAGCGCCTGGACAACGTGATGTGCAAGAGCCTGGACATCCTGGAGCAGCGCATTCCACTGGTCTATCTGCCGCCCGAAATG ATGTACTGGAACACCAAGGAATACATGTCCGATCACCTGGTGCGTCCGGTTCTGAAGCGCGCCGATTCCGTCAAGCAAATCGGCAATGCTGTCCTGGAGAGCCCACTTACCCATTATGCAGCGGAGCGCATTGATGGCGCCTTCACAGCCGGCGATAAGTTCGTGGACAAGTACCTGGTGCCCATCCAAACGGATCAGGATCAGACCGATG CCCCACAGGAGGATGATAACGATGCTGTGCCGGATGAGAGGGGTGCCATCAAGGCGATCCATCATGGTCAACGTTTCTCCCGCAAACTGAAGCGCCGGCTCACCCAAAGAACCATCGCAGAGGCTCGCGCCCTCAAAAAGCAGAGCAAGGAGGCGATCCACGTGCTCATCTATGCCGCAGAACTG ATTGCCACCGATCCAAAGCAGGCCGTTCAGAAGGCCAAGGAACTGTGGGTCTATCTCAGTGCAGATGAACCCGAGAATCAAGCGAGACCCGCCACTCTGGAGCAGTTGATAGTGCTACTGACTCGCGAGTCGGCCAGGCGAGTGGTGCACCTGGTGAACTTCAGTGCTCATGTGGCAGCCAACATACCCAG AAACCTGGCACACACAACGACAGAGGTGGCCCACCAAATCATCTATATCAACCACCGCATTATCACAATCTCCCGGCTGGACAAGGTTaaaaccatttcaaaggagGAAGCTGAATCTCTCTTCAAGCGCATGCTGGCGTTCTATGGTAACCTGCAAGGCCTGACCAATGCCTACCTG GAACGGGTGGCCAGCTTTCTATCCGGACGCATGGAAGCCGAGAAGGTGACGGGCAGTGATGGCGGCAATTCGAATCACAGGTCCTCGCGGAGAAGGCAGGAGCCGAACCATTATTCAGCCAGCCACAATAACATCAACGGCGTCTACTAG
- the LOC6537936 gene encoding probable oligoribonuclease, with the protein MLSPLRRVGLLLNRQILGSFAFNSTGRMSSGCGLDTDIVWMDLEMTGLDIEKDKILEVSCIITDKDLNVKSEGPCFAINHPQEVYDTMNEWCKEHHYKSGLVDRCKSSDVKPEQASNLLLSYLEMNVPKRACPLGGNSVYMDRLFLRKFMPLVDDYLHYRIVDVSTIKELAKRWRPKVLTSAPKKSVAHRSLDDILESINELKYYKANFFK; encoded by the coding sequence ATGCTCTCTCCACTTCGACGCGTGGGATTGCTTTTGAACCGGCAAATTTTGGGCTCTTTCGCTTTCAATTCCACTGGCAGAATGAGCAGCGGCTGTGGCTTAGACACGGACATCGTGTGGATGGACCTGGAGATGACCGGGTTGGACATTGAAAAGGACAAAATCCTGGAGGTGTCCTGCATCATTACAGACAAGGACCTGAATGTGAAGTCCGAGGGACCCTGCTTTGCCATCAACCATCCGCAGGAGGTCTACGACACGATGAACGAGTGGTGCAAGGAACACCATTACAAATCTGGTCTCGTGGATCGATGCAAGAGCTCAGATGTAAAGCCCGAACAAGCCTCCAATCTATTGCTATCATATCTCGAAATGAACGTACCGAAGCGCGCCTGTCCGCTCGGCGGGAATTCCGTCTACATGGACCGACTATTCCTCAGAAAGTTCATGCCATTGGTAGATGATTACCTGCATTATCGCATCGTGGATGTGTCCACCATCAAGGAACTGGCCAAGCGCTGGCGTCCCAAAGTGCTGACGTCCGCTCCCAAAAAAAGTGTCGCGCATCGCAGCCTGGACGACATCCTGGAAAGCATCAACGAGCTTAAGTACTATAAAGCGAACTTCTTTAAGTAA
- the LOC6537937 gene encoding dnaJ homolog subfamily C member 8 isoform X1, with protein sequence MSSSSARDQPGTSQDTFEDFYTEVKEIEKRDSVLTPSQQIDRLLRPGSTYFNLNPFEVLQIEPEVELADIKKRYRTLSILVHPDKNPDNQERAQMAFDIVSRSWKILENELTRKRCLEVYEEAKGRTDQMIAEKRRKLKKEGRPTEPIPEDDPTKYKHAIYVMVMKLFADMERRRQKLDQRDQEERKRKRETEIEEEERVKADREWQQNFEESRQSRVNSWHDFQSGAGKSKKAKKQKHMTGMMVPPKFKPESR encoded by the exons ATGTCCTCCTCGTCCGCCAGAGACCAACCGGGAACCTCCCAGGACACCTTCGAGGATTTTTACACAGAA GtgaaagaaattgaaaaacgtGATTCAGTTTTAACTCCTTCTCAACAAATTGATCGTTTACTTCGTCCAGGTTCAACGTACTTCAATCTCAATCCGTTTGAGGTGCTCCAAATCGAGCCCGAGGTCGAATTGGCGGACATAAAAAAGCGATACCGCACCTTGTCGATCCTCGTCCATCCAGACAAGAATCCCGACAACCAGGAGCGCGCTCAAATGGCATTCGATATTGTGTCGCGTTCCTGGAAAATCCTGGAAAACGAGCTCACGCGCAAAAGGTGTCTGGAGGTGTACGAGGAGGCAAAGGGGCGAACGGATCAAATG ATTGCAGAAAAGCGCAGAAAGCTTAAAAAAGAGGGTCGGCCAACTGAGCCAATACCCGAGGATGATCCCACCAAGTACAAGCACGCCATCTACGTTATGGTCATGAAGCTGTTTGCCGACATGGAGCGTCGGAGGCAAAAGCTCGACCAGCGCGACCAGGAGGAGCGAAAGCGTAAACGCGAAACGGaaatcgaggaggaggagcgaGTAAAGGCGGACCGCGAATGGCAGCAGAACTTTGAGGAGTCCCGCCAGAGCCGGGTGAACAGCTGGCATGATTTTCAGTCGGGTGCCGGCAAGTCAAAGAAAgccaagaaacaaaaacatatgACCGGCATGATGGTTCCACCAAAATTTAAGCCCGAATCGCGATAA
- the LOC6537937 gene encoding dnaJ homolog subfamily C member 8 isoform X2, producing MAFDIVSRSWKILENELTRKRCLEVYEEAKGRTDQMIAEKRRKLKKEGRPTEPIPEDDPTKYKHAIYVMVMKLFADMERRRQKLDQRDQEERKRKRETEIEEEERVKADREWQQNFEESRQSRVNSWHDFQSGAGKSKKAKKQKHMTGMMVPPKFKPESR from the exons ATGGCATTCGATATTGTGTCGCGTTCCTGGAAAATCCTGGAAAACGAGCTCACGCGCAAAAGGTGTCTGGAGGTGTACGAGGAGGCAAAGGGGCGAACGGATCAAATG ATTGCAGAAAAGCGCAGAAAGCTTAAAAAAGAGGGTCGGCCAACTGAGCCAATACCCGAGGATGATCCCACCAAGTACAAGCACGCCATCTACGTTATGGTCATGAAGCTGTTTGCCGACATGGAGCGTCGGAGGCAAAAGCTCGACCAGCGCGACCAGGAGGAGCGAAAGCGTAAACGCGAAACGGaaatcgaggaggaggagcgaGTAAAGGCGGACCGCGAATGGCAGCAGAACTTTGAGGAGTCCCGCCAGAGCCGGGTGAACAGCTGGCATGATTTTCAGTCGGGTGCCGGCAAGTCAAAGAAAgccaagaaacaaaaacatatgACCGGCATGATGGTTCCACCAAAATTTAAGCCCGAATCGCGATAA
- the LOC6537938 gene encoding helicase SKI2W, producing MSEIRGEENLERLRNYILRPELSLHNPLPDVLPRKFDPLRLLHAPRCPASTKLIPRRDQSGQILEFVEVDLEDVGASANNSMSMQREPGLLEEATRGSHSNFPFWPGGFDEQRQQIAALDVENFQLGDKLLTVPPGFSSGYDFSQSQSVTLPPVIADPSNVDLLENLEQDLDVQEWMKLARSEGTSSTGPPQNASQLNVQLPSEDFKDVDDHIMKADLKPVLNISTTTKNFKSDWAEMVDISQPINDFKEQIPCPAMDFPFELDVFQKQAILKLEQRQYVFVAAHTSAGKTVVAEYAIALSKRDLTRTIYTSPIKALSNQKYRDFRKTFKDVGLITGDLQIEPTASCLIMTTEILRSMLYCGSEVTRDLEWVIFDEVHYINNPERGHVWEEVIILLPEHVNIIMLSATVPNTLELADWVGSTKKRKVYVISTLKRPVPLTHFLYTGAGGKSRDDMFLLVDAQGKYLQGNYEKAVERKKEMQGKAKGGPTGSKNHINAKQEQYTWIGLIDFLKRNNKMPVVAFTLSRNRCDSNLAALQSVDLNTEKEKGAVQKFFLQCLAKLKPPDRTIPQVLILKDALQRGIGVHHSGILPILKEIVEMLFQNGLVKLLFATETFAMGVNMPARTVVFDSCKKFDGLEMRNLKPGEYIQMAGRAGRRGHDETGTAIIMCKGSVPPSMELRPMILGLPEKLQSQFILRYAVILTCLRIESIKVEDIMQFSFKEFNQKLQLPTQQKQLRLAEDKFAMLPNLGEHLQPLVNFYDKAVEYWKEKHRIMKFIVTQAKIQKELKVGRVIVITQGKHYNKLAILLNTKSVTGKDTIYKVLVLDHQFKAKDSNSLQQSELYYKILSLTPRNMTFQPEGIGGHTVLDIKAIDIINITKSTLKVDADAIIRNWEQRQLERFKDSPPGGSVVKAVTELNQLNESYIASADNIKYVNLSKEIVVSADSELAMLNYVDHLRRQVGELLPHTNIAGFEQEFAKVYERRMLEIHIEELRFKNSAKNLTLYPDYCNKLQVLRALKYIDELDEVTLKGKVACEMGQNELLITELILCNMFNDLEPAEIAALLSGLVFQAKLRDKPVIPEAMKKCVEAFEQINDTILAEEQRYQAAIESDNRLNFGLLEVVYEWARNKPFAEIMKLTTVQEGIIVRCIQQLNETLRDVKTAAIRIGNPGLQSKMEEASAAIKRDIVFTASLYTEL from the exons ATGAGTGAGATTAGGGGCGAGGAGAACCTCGAGCGGCTGCGCAATTATATCCTGCGTCCGGAGCTGTCCCTCCACAATCCCCTGCCGGATGTTTTGCCCCGCAAATTCGATCCGTTGCGCCTGTTGCATGCGCCCCGTTGTCCGGCAAGCACCAAGCTGATTCCTCGCCGGGATCAGAGTGGCCAGATACTGGAGTTCGTGGAAGTTGACCTGGAGGATGTGGGCGCCAGTGCCAACAACTCAATGTCCATGCAGCGGGAGCCGGGTCTGCTGGAAGAGGCGACGCGTGGCTCCCACTCcaattttcccttttggccTGGTGGCTTCGATGAGCAGCGCCAGCAGATCGCTGCTCTGGATGTCGAAAACTTTCAGCTGGGAGACAAGCTGCTAACGGTGCCACCGGGCTTTAGCTCTGGCTACGATTTCTCCCAATCACAATCCGTAACACTGCCGCCCGTGATCGCCGATCCCAGTAACGTGGATCTATTAGAGAACCTCGAGCAGGATCTGGACGTCCAGGAGTGGATGAAGCTAGCGCGCAGTGAGGGAACAAGCTCCACCGGACCGCCTCAAAACGCCAGCCAGTTGAACGTGCAACTTCCTTCAGAGGATTTCAAAGATGTGGACGATCACATCATGAAGGCTGACCTGAAGCCAGTGCTGAACATTTCTACCACCACGAAGAACTTCAAGAGCGACTGGGCCGAAATGGTGGACATTAGCCAACCCATCAATGACTTTAAAGAGCAGATACCATGCCCCGCCATGGATTTTCCCTTCGAACTGGATGTCTTTCAAAAGCAGGCCATTCTCAAGCTGGAGCAACGCCAGTACGTTTTCGTTGCAGCCCACACGTCCGCTGGCAAGACTGTTGTAGCTGAATATGCCATCGCCCTATCCAAGCGGGATCTCACACGCACCATCTACACATCGCCGATCAAGGCGTTGTCCAATCAGAAGTACCGCGACTTCCGAAAGACCTTCAAGGATGTGGGCCTTATCACAGGCGACCTGCAGATTGAGCCCACCGCTTCTTGTCTGATCATGACCACCGAGATTTTACGCTCAATGCTGTATTGCGGCAGCGAAGTCACCCGGGATCTGGAGTGGGTGATCTTCGACGAGGTGCACTATATTAATAACCCAGAGAGAGGACATGTCTGGGAGGAGGTCATCATACTGCTGCCCGAACATGTTAACATTATAATGCTGAGTGCCACCGTTCCCAATACCTTGGAATTGGCGGACTGGGTGGGAAGCACGAAGAAAAGAAAGGTCTATGTGATCAGCACTTTAAAACGGCCAGTGCCTCTGACGCATTTCCTCTATACTGGTGCTGGAGGAAAGAGCCGTGATGACATGTTTCTGCTGGTGGACGCCCAGGGAAAGTATCTGCAGGGTAACTACGAGAAGGCCGTGGAGCGCAAGAAGGAGATGCAGGGCAAAGCAAAAGGCGGCCCAACTGGGTCAAAGAACCACATCAATGCCAAGCAGGAGCAGTACACCTGGATTGGTCTAATCGACTTTCTGAAGCGGAACAACAAGATGCCAGTGGTGGCTTTCACTCTGTCCCGCAATCGGTGTGACTCCAATTTGGCCGCTCTGCAGTCGGTGGATCTGAATACGGAAAAGGAGAAGGGTGCCGTGCAGAAGTTCTTCCTGCAGTGTCTGGCCAAGCTGAAGCCACCGGACCGTACTATTCCACAGGTTCTTATTCTTAAGGACGCTTTGCAGCGAGGAATCGGGGTGCATCACAGCGGCATCTTGCCCATTCTTAAGGAGATCGTGGAGATGCTGTTTCAGAATGGGCTAGTAAAGCTGCTCTTCGCCACCGAAACGTTTGCCATGGGTGTCAACATGCCCGCACGCACTGTGGTCTTTGACTCGTGCAAAAAGTTTGACGGACTGGAGATGCGTAACCTGAAACCGGGCGAATACATCCAAATGGCCGGCAGAGCTGGACGGCGTGGACACGACGAGACGGGTACGGCGATCATAATGTGCAAGGGCAGTGTGCCACCATCAATGGAGTTGCGGCCCATGATCCTGGGCCTGCCGGAGAAGCTGCAGTCACAGTTCATTCTGCGCTATGCGGTAATCCTCACATGTCTGCGCATCGAGAGCATCAAGGTGGAGGATATCATGCAGTTCAGCTTCAAGGAGTTTAACCAGAAGCTGCAGTTGCCTACGCAGCAGAAGCAACTTCGCCTGGCCGAAGACAAGTTCGCCATGCTCCCAAATCTCGGCGAGCATCTGCAGCCGCTCGTCAACTTTTACGACAAAGCCGTCGAGTATTGGAAGGAAAAGCACCGCATCATG AAATTTATTGTAACACAAGCCAAGATCCAGAAAGAACTGAAGGTTGGCCGCGTCATTGTCATTACGCAGGGCAAGCACTACAATAAACTGGCCATTCTACTCAACACCAAGTCTGTCACGGGCAAGGATACCATCTATAAGGTGCTAGTGCTGGATCATCAATTCAAGGCCAAGGATAGCAATAGCCTCCAGCAAAGCGAGCTCTACTACAAAATACTGTCGTTGACGCCGAGGAACATGACCTTCCAGCCCGAGGGAATCGGGGGACACACTGTGCTGGACATCAAGGCTATAGACATTATCAATATCACCAAGAGCACATTGAAAGTCGATGCAGACGCGATTATCCGGAATTGGGAGCAGCGGCAGCTGGAGCGGTTCAAGGATTCGCCGCCTGGTGGATCGGTAGTCAAGGCCGTGACCGAGCTAAACCAGCTAAATGAGAGTTACATTGCCAGTGCGGATAACATCAAATACGTGAATCTGTCCAAGGAGATAGTCGTGAGTGCTGACAGCGAGTTGGCAATGCTTAACTACGTAGATCACCTGAGACGTCAGGTGGGTGAATTGCTGCCCCATACCAACATTGCCGGTTTCGAGCAAGAGTTTGCCAAAGTTTACGAGCGCCGAATGCTGGAGATCCACATTGAGGAACTGCGCTTCAAGAACTCTGCTAAGAATTTGACCCTCTATCCGGACTACTGCAACAAGCTGCAGGTGCTGCGAGCCCTTAAATACATAGATGAACTGGACGAGGTTACGCTTAAGGGAAAAGTTGCCTGTGAGATGGGCCAAAATGAGCTACTAATCACGGAACTCATTCTATGCAACATGTTCAACGATCTGGAGCCGGCAGAAATAGCCGCCCTGCTCTCTGGCCTCGTCTTTCAGGCAAAGTTGCGAGATAAACCTGTAATACCAGAGGCGATGAAAAAGTGCGTGGAGGCCTTTGAGCAGATCAATGATACAATTCTCGCCGAGGAGCAGCGCTACCAGGCAGCCATCGAGAGCGATAATCGCCTTAACTTTGGCCTGTTGGAGGTGGTCTACGAGTGGGCTAGAAATAAG CCCTTTGCTGAGATTATGAAACTGACCACCGTGCAGGAGGGCATCATTGTACGATGCATCCAGCAGCTGAACGAAACCCTGCGTGATGTTAAAACGGCTGCCATTCGGATTGGCAATCCTGGACTGCAGTCTAAGATGGAAGAGGCGTCGGCGGCTATCAAGCGCGATATTGTGTTCACCGCATCCTTGTACACAGAACTGTAG
- the LOC6537939 gene encoding uncharacterized protein C11D3.03c: MASAAPAETPTAPASWCGRGAKPRTFEKQPPVICYDKPAASIVSKEEYDNKRYQALTGDLVETLIVPKREARTWTMQEGDLCRVTVHEGSQVGDMNFWNLENTAERFYSGKTRQLHSSHLRVYDRLWSCLPHLRPMATFVFDSLAAYGIDEDGGALHDVIGTRCDDYTYKLITGKDRVGSCHSSLVKAVVEERGLTEQDVHDVWNIFMCTGFTRDTHQYFCKASPARKGDFIEFVADMNLLVALSACPQGDVSIQVGAEVPDDKCHPLKVEVFRRK, encoded by the exons ATGGCTTCTGCTGCTCCCGCTGAAACCCCCACTGCGCCCGCCTCCTGGTGTGGACGCGGTGCCAAGCCCCGCACCTTTGAGAAGCAACCGCCAGTGATCTGCTATGACAAGCCCGCGGCATCGATCGTTTCCAAGGAGGAGTACGAT AATAAGCGCTATCAAGCACTGACTGGCGATCTGGTGGAGACACTGATTGTGCCTAAGCGGGAGGCACGCACCTGGACCATGCAGGAGGGCGATTTGTGCCGCGTAACCGTCCACGAAGGTTCCCAGGTGGGCGACATGAACTTTTGGAATCTGGAGAACACCGCCGAGCGCTTCTACTCGGGCAAGACGCGCCAGCTGCACTCGTCGCATCTGCGCGTCTACGATCGCCTGTGGAGCTGCCTGCCCCACCTGCGTCCCATGGCCACCTTTGTGTTCGATTCCCTCGCCGCCTATGGAATCGATGAGGATGGCGGTGCTCTGCACGACGTGATTGGGACGCGCTGCGACGACTACACCTACAAGCTAATCACGGGCAAGGATCGGGTGGGCAGCTGCCACAGTTCCCTAGTCAAGGCGGTGGTGGAGGAGCGCGGCCTGACGGAGCAGGATGTGCACGATGTGTGGAACATATTCATGTGCACCGGCTTCACGAGGGACACTCATCAGTATTTCTGCAAGGCAAGTCCCGCACGCAAGGGGGATTTTATTGAGTTTGTGGCCGATATGAATCTTCTGGTGGCCCTAAGCGCCTGTCCCCAGGGCGATGTCTCCATCCAGGTGGGTGCCGAAGTTCCGGACGACAAGTGCCACCCCCTCAAGGTCGAGGTGTTCCGCCGCAAGTAA